In the Macrobrachium rosenbergii isolate ZJJX-2024 chromosome 23, ASM4041242v1, whole genome shotgun sequence genome, one interval contains:
- the LOC136851597 gene encoding glycerol-3-phosphate acyltransferase 3-like isoform X3: MMLDSFPEVLKYVADYQLLVWETLRPVILGGQVLAFFYFLLAATIGGRLKLRKKYIDLLDHVFNFASFTLSESPEEEDDEDLASLEEEEDEGVVISSESPSAGSVSATGSFSFQDAIPYITAGMRAVVQDCVLTSFTKPELHTWNMLSRTIRRRNLRQSPSLIAFWLVGFIIRWAILMPVRVFLFLISLPTLIVLCIAVGLLPDSKIKKKINAQVVMWSFDFVAGSLSVVARFHNTENRPTHGIAVANHTSPIDTMVLSTDQCYDMVGQKSKGILGVFMTALSRSSSHIWFDRKETRERSKVAQMLQSHAQDTTKPPILIFPEGICVNNTAVLQFKKGAFEIDSVIYPVAIRFDRRYGDAFWQEDHFGGHIFNMMTSWAIVCDVWYLPPMRRAENESAAAFANRVRALIAHRGGFVELAWDGSIKLAQGSTEGWKEKQQQLRKRQQIQYARNLSQSDDESVIKAA, from the exons atgaTGCTGGACAGCTTTCCCGAAGTTCTGAAATATGTGGCGGATTACCAGCTGTTGGTGTGGGAAACCCTGAGACCGGTCATCCTCGGAGGTCAAGTCTTAGCTTTTTTCTACTTCCTCTTGGCGGCCACGATAGGCGGGAGGCTTAAGCTGCGCAAGAAGTACATCGACTTGTTGGACCACGTTTTCAATTTCGCCAGTTTCACTCTGTCCGAGAGTCCAGAGGAGGAAGACGATGAGGATTTGGCttcattggaggaggaggaggatgaggg GGTGGTCATATCATCAGAATCACCTTCAGCTGGTTCAGTTTCAGCAACTGGATCCTTTAGCTTTCAAGATGCTATCCCATACATTACAGCTGGGATGAGGGCCGTGGTCCAGGATTGTGTTCTCACAAGCTTTACAAAGCCTGAGCTTCATACCTGGAACATGCTCTCGAG AACCATCCGTCGAAGGAACCTCAGGCAAAGTCCTTCTCTGATAGCGTTTTGGCTGGTTGGTTTCATCATAAGATGGGCTATTCTGATGCCTGTGAgggttttcctcttcctcatcagCCTTCCAACCCTCATAGTCCTCTGCATCGCTGTTGGTCTACTTCCCGACtccaagataaagaagaagatcaATGCTCAAGTTGTCATGTGGTCATTTGATTTTGTAGCAGGATCTCTCTCCGTCGTAGCAAG GTTCCATAATACTGAAAATCGGCCAACGCATGGCATTGCAGTAGCAAATCACACGTCCCCAATCGATACAATGGTTTTGTCTACTGACCAGTGCTATGATATG GTAGGGCAAAAGAGTAAAGGTATACTTGGAGTTTTCATGACAGCCCTCTCCAGGTCATCCTCCCACATATGGTTTGACAGGAAAGAAACCCGGGAGAGATCAAAGGTTGCTCAGAT GTTGCAGAGTCATGCACAAGACACCACAAAGCCTCCTATACTAATCTTCCCTGAGGGTATCTGTGTGAACAATACAGCCGTGCTGCAGTTCAAGAAGGGAGCATTTGAG atTGACAGTGTAATCTACCCAGTAGCCATTCGCTTTGACCGAAGGTATGGTGATGCATTTTGGCAAGAAGATCATTTTGGTGGGCACATTTTCAATATGATGACATCATGGGCTATTGTTTGTGATGTCTGGTATCTACCACCCATGCGCAGAGCAGAAAATGAGAGTGCTGCAGCATTTGCAAATAG AGTCAGAGCCCTCATTGCTCATCGTGGTGGGTTCGTTGAGTTGGCTTGGGATGGATCTATTAAACTGGCCCAAGGGTCTACAGAAGGATGGAAGGAGAAGCAGCAGCAACTAAGGAAACGGCAACAGATTCAGTATGCAAGAAATTTAAGTCAAAGTGATGATGAAAGTGTAATTAAAGCAGCGTAA
- the LOC136851597 gene encoding glycerol-3-phosphate acyltransferase 3-like isoform X1 → MQSEKGEKMMLDSFPEVLKYVADYQLLVWETLRPVILGGQVLAFFYFLLAATIGGRLKLRKKYIDLLDHVFNFASFTLSESPEEEDDEDLASLEEEEDEGVVISSESPSAGSVSATGSFSFQDAIPYITAGMRAVVQDCVLTSFTKPELHTWNMLSRTIRRRNLRQSPSLIAFWLVGFIIRWAILMPVRVFLFLISLPTLIVLCIAVGLLPDSKIKKKINAQVVMWSFDFVAGSLSVVARFHNTENRPTHGIAVANHTSPIDTMVLSTDQCYDMVGQKSKGILGVFMTALSRSSSHIWFDRKETRERSKVAQMLQSHAQDTTKPPILIFPEGICVNNTAVLQFKKGAFEIDSVIYPVAIRFDRRYGDAFWQEDHFGGHIFNMMTSWAIVCDVWYLPPMRRAENESAAAFANRVRALIAHRGGFVELAWDGSIKLAQGSTEGWKEKQQQLRKRQQIQYARNLSQSDDESVIKAA, encoded by the exons gaaaagggagaaaaaatgaTGCTGGACAGCTTTCCCGAAGTTCTGAAATATGTGGCGGATTACCAGCTGTTGGTGTGGGAAACCCTGAGACCGGTCATCCTCGGAGGTCAAGTCTTAGCTTTTTTCTACTTCCTCTTGGCGGCCACGATAGGCGGGAGGCTTAAGCTGCGCAAGAAGTACATCGACTTGTTGGACCACGTTTTCAATTTCGCCAGTTTCACTCTGTCCGAGAGTCCAGAGGAGGAAGACGATGAGGATTTGGCttcattggaggaggaggaggatgaggg GGTGGTCATATCATCAGAATCACCTTCAGCTGGTTCAGTTTCAGCAACTGGATCCTTTAGCTTTCAAGATGCTATCCCATACATTACAGCTGGGATGAGGGCCGTGGTCCAGGATTGTGTTCTCACAAGCTTTACAAAGCCTGAGCTTCATACCTGGAACATGCTCTCGAG AACCATCCGTCGAAGGAACCTCAGGCAAAGTCCTTCTCTGATAGCGTTTTGGCTGGTTGGTTTCATCATAAGATGGGCTATTCTGATGCCTGTGAgggttttcctcttcctcatcagCCTTCCAACCCTCATAGTCCTCTGCATCGCTGTTGGTCTACTTCCCGACtccaagataaagaagaagatcaATGCTCAAGTTGTCATGTGGTCATTTGATTTTGTAGCAGGATCTCTCTCCGTCGTAGCAAG GTTCCATAATACTGAAAATCGGCCAACGCATGGCATTGCAGTAGCAAATCACACGTCCCCAATCGATACAATGGTTTTGTCTACTGACCAGTGCTATGATATG GTAGGGCAAAAGAGTAAAGGTATACTTGGAGTTTTCATGACAGCCCTCTCCAGGTCATCCTCCCACATATGGTTTGACAGGAAAGAAACCCGGGAGAGATCAAAGGTTGCTCAGAT GTTGCAGAGTCATGCACAAGACACCACAAAGCCTCCTATACTAATCTTCCCTGAGGGTATCTGTGTGAACAATACAGCCGTGCTGCAGTTCAAGAAGGGAGCATTTGAG atTGACAGTGTAATCTACCCAGTAGCCATTCGCTTTGACCGAAGGTATGGTGATGCATTTTGGCAAGAAGATCATTTTGGTGGGCACATTTTCAATATGATGACATCATGGGCTATTGTTTGTGATGTCTGGTATCTACCACCCATGCGCAGAGCAGAAAATGAGAGTGCTGCAGCATTTGCAAATAG AGTCAGAGCCCTCATTGCTCATCGTGGTGGGTTCGTTGAGTTGGCTTGGGATGGATCTATTAAACTGGCCCAAGGGTCTACAGAAGGATGGAAGGAGAAGCAGCAGCAACTAAGGAAACGGCAACAGATTCAGTATGCAAGAAATTTAAGTCAAAGTGATGATGAAAGTGTAATTAAAGCAGCGTAA
- the LOC136851597 gene encoding glycerol-3-phosphate acyltransferase 3-like isoform X2, which yields MEKGEKMMLDSFPEVLKYVADYQLLVWETLRPVILGGQVLAFFYFLLAATIGGRLKLRKKYIDLLDHVFNFASFTLSESPEEEDDEDLASLEEEEDEGVVISSESPSAGSVSATGSFSFQDAIPYITAGMRAVVQDCVLTSFTKPELHTWNMLSRTIRRRNLRQSPSLIAFWLVGFIIRWAILMPVRVFLFLISLPTLIVLCIAVGLLPDSKIKKKINAQVVMWSFDFVAGSLSVVARFHNTENRPTHGIAVANHTSPIDTMVLSTDQCYDMVGQKSKGILGVFMTALSRSSSHIWFDRKETRERSKVAQMLQSHAQDTTKPPILIFPEGICVNNTAVLQFKKGAFEIDSVIYPVAIRFDRRYGDAFWQEDHFGGHIFNMMTSWAIVCDVWYLPPMRRAENESAAAFANRVRALIAHRGGFVELAWDGSIKLAQGSTEGWKEKQQQLRKRQQIQYARNLSQSDDESVIKAA from the exons gaaaagggagaaaaaatgaTGCTGGACAGCTTTCCCGAAGTTCTGAAATATGTGGCGGATTACCAGCTGTTGGTGTGGGAAACCCTGAGACCGGTCATCCTCGGAGGTCAAGTCTTAGCTTTTTTCTACTTCCTCTTGGCGGCCACGATAGGCGGGAGGCTTAAGCTGCGCAAGAAGTACATCGACTTGTTGGACCACGTTTTCAATTTCGCCAGTTTCACTCTGTCCGAGAGTCCAGAGGAGGAAGACGATGAGGATTTGGCttcattggaggaggaggaggatgaggg GGTGGTCATATCATCAGAATCACCTTCAGCTGGTTCAGTTTCAGCAACTGGATCCTTTAGCTTTCAAGATGCTATCCCATACATTACAGCTGGGATGAGGGCCGTGGTCCAGGATTGTGTTCTCACAAGCTTTACAAAGCCTGAGCTTCATACCTGGAACATGCTCTCGAG AACCATCCGTCGAAGGAACCTCAGGCAAAGTCCTTCTCTGATAGCGTTTTGGCTGGTTGGTTTCATCATAAGATGGGCTATTCTGATGCCTGTGAgggttttcctcttcctcatcagCCTTCCAACCCTCATAGTCCTCTGCATCGCTGTTGGTCTACTTCCCGACtccaagataaagaagaagatcaATGCTCAAGTTGTCATGTGGTCATTTGATTTTGTAGCAGGATCTCTCTCCGTCGTAGCAAG GTTCCATAATACTGAAAATCGGCCAACGCATGGCATTGCAGTAGCAAATCACACGTCCCCAATCGATACAATGGTTTTGTCTACTGACCAGTGCTATGATATG GTAGGGCAAAAGAGTAAAGGTATACTTGGAGTTTTCATGACAGCCCTCTCCAGGTCATCCTCCCACATATGGTTTGACAGGAAAGAAACCCGGGAGAGATCAAAGGTTGCTCAGAT GTTGCAGAGTCATGCACAAGACACCACAAAGCCTCCTATACTAATCTTCCCTGAGGGTATCTGTGTGAACAATACAGCCGTGCTGCAGTTCAAGAAGGGAGCATTTGAG atTGACAGTGTAATCTACCCAGTAGCCATTCGCTTTGACCGAAGGTATGGTGATGCATTTTGGCAAGAAGATCATTTTGGTGGGCACATTTTCAATATGATGACATCATGGGCTATTGTTTGTGATGTCTGGTATCTACCACCCATGCGCAGAGCAGAAAATGAGAGTGCTGCAGCATTTGCAAATAG AGTCAGAGCCCTCATTGCTCATCGTGGTGGGTTCGTTGAGTTGGCTTGGGATGGATCTATTAAACTGGCCCAAGGGTCTACAGAAGGATGGAAGGAGAAGCAGCAGCAACTAAGGAAACGGCAACAGATTCAGTATGCAAGAAATTTAAGTCAAAGTGATGATGAAAGTGTAATTAAAGCAGCGTAA